The DNA window GAGAAATCATATTCCGGAAAAAGTCCCTCCACATTATCCACCGATACCCCCAACATATTGTATTTACTGGTTAATTATACCATATACGGCACACTTAATCCACGGAATAGTTACGGATGAGGGGATTATTTCACAGGTTCTGCCCCGGCTGCCGGAGCCTCCCCCTCATGCTCGCTTATGCTCGCAGCATAGATTTCCACGGGCTTGCTCGTTGAAATCTATTTATTTTACCTGCTTGGCTAATTCCATTTTTGCTTGCTCAATCCTCTTTTTAAGCCATGGTTTTTCGGCGATCATTTGATCGATCTTGCCGGCAGCGCCGAAGTAAATGCAATGGGCGAGGCATATATTATCCGCACAGGCAGGATAGAGACCATTGTCAACCCTGAAATAACAGAGGTTGCATTTCCGTGCAACACCTTTTTCTTCGTCAAAGGAGATTGCTGAATGAGGGCAGGCATCGATGCACAGTTTACAGCCTGTGCATTCATCTTCATTGAGGATGACGATGCTGTCATTTCTCTTCGAAATGGCCTCCGCAGGACACACCTCCATGCAGGGCGGGTCGTCGCAGTGTTTGCAGGTATTCACCCGGTATGTAAAATCAAGTTTTCCATCAACTACCTTGGGCCCATCTTCAGAAACATAAATGAATTTGACATTGTCCGGTGTATTGTGCTCCTGTTTACACGCCACCTCGCAGGACTTGCAGCCCCAGCAGG is part of the Pseudomonadota bacterium genome and encodes:
- a CDS encoding 4Fe-4S binding protein; protein product: MNKYTLKIDENSCWGCKSCEVACKQEHNTPDNVKFIYVSEDGPKVVDGKLDFTYRVNTCKHCDDPPCMEVCPAEAISKRNDSIVILNEDECTGCKLCIDACPHSAISFDEEKGVARKCNLCYFRVDNGLYPACADNICLAHCIYFGAAGKIDQMIAEKPWLKKRIEQAKMELAKQVK